In the Brettanomyces nanus chromosome 1, complete sequence genome, CAGCAATGTTGATGCAAATCACACCATAAACAATTAAGTGAACATACCGAAGTACGGAAATCCAGTCTTTATATTGAACAACAAGTTCTATATGGTTAAGCTCAAGACGAATGTAAGCAAGATTAGAAAGAGCGATGATGAAACGATAGGTTAGAAGCAAAAGGATGCAAATAAGtaattttcttccttcataATCCTTATTAATAATTCTCTTAAGAGCTATTTCCGTATAGGGACTGTCAATGCCTGTATCTATATCGCTATTATTCATAGTAGTCTTGTCCATTTTGTCCGATGATAGAATGGAATGTGTCCGCTCACTTGGAAACTTCCACTCCGGCGAACGGTCTattttatcatcattattGGCAGGATGAATGGATGTATCCGGCCGTCTTGAGTGAAATATCGAACGTTCATAAATTGTAGAGAATAAAGTTTGATTCTCTTGATCATTTGACGGAAGACTCCTCACAGAGTTCTCGTAATCCagtttctctttcttctccaccttTTGTTTAACGATAGAAGAGTGATGCAAAGCCCGGTTTTCGTTTCTATATGGGGAAGACAGTACTAAAGGCTGGCTGTTTGCATCCAAAGGAGTAGAAGAATCTAATGATGAGCCTCCTAGTCTAAGGGAGTTTGCATTTGACTTGAAAGGAGACGGCACAAGAGATTTAATTGGAGTATAAGGGCCTGCACCCAAATTATGCCGAATGGAATTGGTGGCCCCTAATATATCGGAAATATcagttcttgaagaacctAGCTCTATTGTATTGGCAGTTTtcattctctcttcttcatgaaGCGGATTTCTTTTAGCCCAAAGAAAAGTGTCATCAGCAGGAGTGGAAAATGAGTTACTATTGGCAGAGGAATGCAAAGGTGTTTCATATGACATTTGTCGTAACTAAAAGGATGACGAAAACACTCAAGACAAGTTTAAAAGAATAACAAAAAATTTACGTCGCGATGAGGGGCTCCAAATATTATTGATATTTTAGGTAAATAAGAACATTAATCAAATAGACTCAACTACTCCAACGGCCAATAATTAGGGAATAAGTAGTGCATCCTAATATTGGCACGTCTATCTCTGGCAGGAGGTTTTGTACTAACAGAAAATTTCATGCTTCCGGAAAGATCGCTACCGACCTCACCAGATGCAATTTTAGGTTCCAAGATCTGGATAAGTTTCTCGGCCACTTTATGAGCGTTATCACTATTCGCCTGTAAGTTACCAACAACTTGCTCCACGGTCACAGGCTCTTCGGACTCATTCCAGGCGTCATAGTCTGTGGACATGCAGATCATTTGGTAAGCGATCTCTGCTTCTCTAGCCAACTTGGCTTCTGGGATACAGGACATGTTTATAACAGCACCTCCCCAAGATTTGTAGAGTTGTGACTCCGCTCTAGTAGAAAATGCTGGACCTTCCATGCAGACTAAAGTGACATCTCTTTTCTCGGTCTCCTTGGTATGTAATCTAACACCATCTCCTTCCAAGATGTCAGAGCAGTGGTTACCGATAATCTTGTTAAGTTTAGGGTCAAATGGCTCACCAAAGCCTGCATGAGCCACAAAGCCTCTCTCAAAAAAGGTGGATTTTCTAATACCTTTAGTACGATCGATAATCTGGTTTGGAATAACAAAGTCACGTGGTTTAATGTGCTCTTGCAATGAGCCAACGGCGCTGAAAGCAAGGATAACCTTAACACCGATCTTCTTGAGAGCAGCAATATTGGCCCTATAAGGTATATCAGATGGCTGGAGATCGTGGTGAGGGCCATGCCTTGTCAAAAAGGCTATTGGAAATCCAGTTTTGGTTCTGGCAATGGTGATTTGGGATGAAGGCATGCCCCATGGGGTGGAAACGCTGAGCTTAGCAATCGGCTTTAATGCCTGAAGTCTGTACAAGCCTGTACCACCGATAATTGCCAGAGTCACGGGTTCTCTAAATTCATGCGCAAGTTCAGACATGTTGATTGCTTGTATTTGATAATAAAAAGAGTTTGTAAGCACAAATAAACAACTTTCAAATTATTATGGGTTTCTTTAGGCATCGGATCGATGCACAAATCTGGGAAATCTCGAAATCTCCGATCTCCAAAATTCAATAATTGTTAGCTCTCATTATTGAAAATACTCCTCTGGCGTATAGAAAGGGAAATTTATGTTTTGAGCAAATTTAAGATCTGAATCGCTGaagtctttcttccttccagCGGCATCTCCACAGTAGAAGCTCTCTTTGTAAGAAATTCGGTCCTTGGTAATGCCTAAATCAGTAAGTAGTTGTTCGAACATTCCTGTAGAAGGCTTTCTGAACCATGAGTGTAGTTGTTCCACTGAAGTGTTGATACTGTTGTCATTTTTGGCGCGCTTAGTTGCACAGTAAATTACAATTGGTAGCTCAGAAGGTAATGCATCCAAAATAGTGgttaatttttcaatcaagTTGGATAAACTCTTTGATCCCTTTTTGTTTGTGACACCTCCCTGGTTACTGAAGATAGAGATCATTAACGGTGTGGTTGATTTTTCCTCGAGTTtgctcaatttctttttgattgtGTCATACCTAAATTTCCAATCAGAGGAACTCCCGCTGAATGTAATGCCCGATTTCGTCTCTATGAGTGTATCATCGAGATCGAATGCAGCTATACGATATTTCTCGGCAGCcggtttctttttattccTTATTTCTCTCCAACGTTTCGATGTCATACGTAATCCATGACTTCCCATCAACTTGCAGTTAATTGCATGGTCTCTCTCCAAGTACTTAAAAACTTTACCGTCTATAGTAATTTTCTGATTGAATTGGGGCTCAAGAAGAGTAGATATATCTGTTCTTCGttgtcttttctttggtttcaCTACTTTATTGACTATCATCATTCAaagagtgaaaagaaaaaactaTTTACCTCGAACCAAAATCAACTTAaatatatttatttatatACAGGCATATACAAGCTATTATGAAGCTCTGCATAGTAGTTCTCCTTCGCGTGACTTCTTCACAGCTTCAAACAAGTTCAGCACTTCATTCTTATCGGTCCTCACAAACACAACTTCGTCCGGCTTAACAGGCGGAATGAACCTAATTCTATTTCCCGAAGCAAAATGCTTGAGTTCCTCATTTGTCAATTTGACTCGTCTGTTTGGCTTAGAGATCAAATGAAGATTTGATAGCACCGGCTTGTTGTTTCTGTATTTTAATCCCAGCCATAGTCTTCTTGTCGAAATATTGTCAGGAGTGACATCCACTGCTGTGATATCTGGGCCATTAATGGAACCCCTTTGCACTGAGGAAATGAACCCCTCTTTGTAAAGGCCCAAAGCTATCTGTAGATGAAGTCTTGTATACGGCACCTTAGCCAATGGGAGTCTGGCCATTGTGCAGTTTTGTAAGTGACAACATAAGTTTGCCAAGTTAACCAAAGACATGCCAAATCTGTTTAGTTCAGATGTCTATAGTTGCAGTCTGAGAGCTGACAAGATCaaacaacaagaaaaaaatttatGTTTTCTCAACTGAGTTACTTAGGAcgaaaagatgatgaagagactaAAAAGTCACCCTATGCCTCCGTACACCAATACGGAAAAATTGCAGTATCATGAAGGTAATGCTTGGTAGCTTCAAGCCTGTTTCTTATCAATAACTACAATCATCCGACACTTTTCTTCGACTTGACTATGCTAAGAAATTTCTTTGGAAAATACATTTCTTCAGGCACAGCTGTTCCTTTTGTATCCATTAAAAGGACATCATGTGCTCGTGTGCATTCAATGACTCAAAGGAAGCCTCGAATAGTGAGAAGAATGTATTCATCGGGAttcaaaaatgatgatggtatGAATAATAAATTCTTTGCTCGATGGTTTATTATCGTGGCTCTTTTTGGTACTGCTGTATTTGTGAAAATTGCGCATAGTATCAAAGAGGACAAGCACAATACTACATTCAAGAATAAAAACAAGTCTTATTCACCAGAAGAATGGCAGGAGCGTATTGCtgatatcaagaagaagcgCTTTTCGTTTACTTCGGGTGAAGAATTCTACCTCTTTCCCTTTCCACCGAATTCTTCGAACAGTGCTGATCAGCTTGTCAAGAAGTTGGGTGGCCAAGAAAGCGTAGGTGTCATTGATCTTAATCAGTTAATTAAGGAGCAATTGGAGGACCCTAATTCGCAGTTTGGTCGGTTATTAAATGATACGCTAGataaggaagatgataaattgGATGCTTGTCATTATAAGTTCACCTATGTTTTAGCTCCTGGTGTGTTTACACAGCTAGTTAAGGACAGGGCTTTGAAACTGCGTGAAGAAAATTCCAAGATTTCTCGATATGTGGTGTTGAACTACCCAAACACCATTGAGGAAGCTGTAAAATTTGAGCAGAAGGTTGCCACCGTGACGAAATTGTTGTTCTCTGGTAAAGAGCCGAAAGACAATAATATAGTTGATTACTTCAGCACTGTCGATAAAGTTCAAAGTGTTGATAAGATACCAAAAATGGAGCCAAAGTTGATTTCCCGTGATATAGTTCCCGAAAAGCTTGAGCAGATATCACCTGCCGATTCTCTCGATGAGAAACCAGGTGAGAACTCCTCTATGATCAGAAGAGCTCAGTATAAACTTAGACAAATGGGAGAGCCCATTCGAAGGTACGGTGAGAATGACAAAGACGTTATCGACAGGTTATCACAACTCATAAAGCATTAGAAATTACGTGTATATATGTAAGTTTTTTGATTTGTTCATTGTATATAGTTAAAGTCAAAGCTGAAGTATTGAGCTTGCCGTTTGTATGTATTCGAGGTCTGTTTTCTGAGAGTATGAATAATTATTCACGTCATTTTTGAGAAGTTTATGGACTAACCCTTTCGATTGTACTTGATCTCTGTTGAGCGCCCAGAAGCTAACTTGACCAAGTTTATGTTTCTTGGAAAATTCAAgtattttcttccaatcATCGATACCAAAGACTGAACCGTCATCATTACGTCCTATCATTGGACAAATCCCGAGCATATTCCAAATCTGgtaactttttttttccggATATAAATTTTTAAGGGATTCAAAGGTCATCTTCATGATTCTGATGTTTTCTTTCCCCCAAGATGAGTTTAGAGGTAATGGAGTATAGTAGTCCATAGTCATACAATTGATGACGTTGACAACTATTCCCGAGTGCTTGAATTTCCGGATAATACCCAAGGCGAGGTCAGCAAGCccttcatcaaactctATTGGAAGGGTAAGTGATATGTAAAAATGAGATCCGAATTTTTTTGAAACATTTCTCAGTATCTGAATCAACCGGTTGATTCTAGCTTTATTCTCTAGAGTCTCACCTTCAATATCTAAGTCGATTCCACTAAAATTGGCTTCTGTGAGTAGTTGAATTAGTCTTTTAGACTCTTGCCCCACAGTAAGCTTATCTGAAGGGTAATGACCAGCCGCACCACCAATAGAAAGGATTACGTTTCCACTAAATGTTCTGATCTCAGGTATCCATTCTTGAATCTCCTCGAACCTATCTGTAGTGAGGAAAGCTAGAATGACAGTGGTAAGTTGGGTCTTATTATTTACATCACAAAGTGACGAGATAGCATATTTTGGATTGTTGAATGACCAAGCGAAAAGATATGGTGAAAGAATTGTCATCGGTACAAGAAGACTACACATGAAAACCTATTCAAATCTAATTTAAGCGCTAAAAGGCTTTCATAATTTTTATTCACAAAGCAGTTTAAACACAGAACATAGAAAGAATCTAAAAGAATCAGACCTTACTTCAGGAATGGTATACTTATCTTACGATTAATTATTGCTCTGCAGTAAAGAAAGCCACTTAGTCTTTATTTCTTAAATACAACTATAAGTTTGTCGCACACAATGTATTTCACTAGGCTCCACAGCCCAGCATCACCTACTCCACAGCCCAGCATCACCTACTCCACAGCCCAGCATCACCTACTTGGTCGATCGGAAATTGGAGAATCCCATTAGTTTCACCATGTCGGTATCTTCACCGGTGTGATAAGtaatctgcttctttatcttctttttctcacTCTTTTCTCGATTCTTCAATCTACgtttctctcttctctgtcTATCTGCCTCCTTTCCTAACTCGATATTCCCCTTTATATTCACACTTATATCATCTGCAGTCTCAGTAACCTTCATCCTAAGATATTCCAACCtctttttgatatcttCCAAAGTGAACTTATTCGAATTTTGAGCCTCCACCTCATCAAACCCAGAGTTGACTAGATGCTCTTTGGAGTTTAAATGCTCCAAGAACTTTAAGTTATCCTTGTACTTTCGACGGCATGTCCCACAATAAAAACCTGCCTCCTTGGAATTCGAAGAAGTAATCAGGCTAACCTTATTAAATTCATCTATTTGTTGGATCTTATTTGATCGATCCTTAAAGAAGTCGTGCGACTTTACCTGCTTCTTATCCTGAGCaccattcttctcttgaatACTCTTCTTAAAcctttctttggcttttttCGCATACTCATTCTCATTCCAGGTCCGTCGACCGAAGCTTTGCTCCTGGTCTTTGCTATCCACCATTAGCGAAAGtaaaaaaggaaaagggGTGGTCCCCTATAAAAAGCTTGCATTAAATATGCCAAAAGCACGTACCGCAGTTGGTAGACGCGGTTTCGCGCGCGTTGCCTCAGGGGtgcgaaaaaaaaagtgatgcACGAACGCGCCAAATGCATACATAAATACCTCTTGATATCGTCACTTCTTGTTGGCTTCATTCTACTACTCTTATTATTATCTTGAATATGTTACATcgatcatcatcttctagaTCTAGATCTGTGTCTCCTCATAAAATCATTGGAAACAGAACTCCGTTGGGAGTGAAAGACTTCAATATACAAAGGTCATCAAATACATTTTTAAAAGCATGCAAACCTTCTGATAGTGAGAATGGAGAAATAGAAATTTCGCCTTCTAAAAGGTCACTGCCAGAATATTCCGCTATTGAAACACGTTGCTCGCCTaccaagaagttgaagcaggGAGTGCGATCCGACAATAATCCGCCATTGTCAAACTCTCCTTCGTCGTGTTCTTTATCTCTTCCGTTCAAGATATACGAAGATCCGCAAGACTATAATCAAATTCTTCGCTCTGAATTTAAGAGTACTCTTTGCATAAGTAAGGTTTTATCgaaggataaagaaaacagaaatTTATCTTCTCATAAACTCCATGAAGTCTCTAAGGAGAATCTTCTGACTGATAGAGTACCACAGACGTTGAAAGGTAAACTGAGGAGACCACTGGAGGATTTGTCAATTATTGACTACCCGGGCTTTGTCCAGAGACACGAATATAACGGTAGAGGCAACGAGAATAAAGTTCTACTTCCTAAGGACCAACTAATGTCTTcatggatgatgaaattTAACGCCAATTCGAACCGAAAAAGAGTTCTTTTAATCCCATCGTACGTGACTCCTCCGAAAAAGAGAGTTTTGAAGTATAAATACGTGAAGACCTTGAATGATAAGAGATTTTCATCAAGGACTTTGCATGCCGTCGACGATAATTACTTGTCCTATGATTGTGGCAAGAGACTTAACTTCACTGTATTTGATGATACCCTAGATAAGATAAACTAGATTAATGAATGAGAAGACTTTACTGATGtaggcaaagaaaagaaaagaatgtAATAAAAGTACAGTAAGAGAGGCGGTAAGCTAATGTAGCTGCTTGCTGAGAGGCCTTCCTCACCAAAAAACAAAATaacgaaaaaaaaagtgcCAAAGCAAGGACTTGAACACTgtaagaagaataaagcAAGGAAAAAAGCAACCCGGTTATAAAAGAAAGCACCAAACAAAAAAACTGCATCGCAAAACGACCACTAAGTCAGAAGTAATTGGGGTAGAAGCAGGAATTTAACCATGATTTGGTTAGAAAAGTTGACAAATAAGTTTAATTCAACATCACCCAATCCACTTTCTTGTCCTAATCCCTGGAGCTCTTTTTGACTTTCATACTTTTCACCCTTTTCAAGAAACCACCTGAATCGAGaagactcttctttctaccCAACTCAGATTTTTGCTGCTCC is a window encoding:
- the MEU1 gene encoding S-methyl-5-thioadenosine phosphorylase, whose product is MSELAHEFREPVTLAIIGGTGLYRLQALKPIAKLSVSTPWGMPSSQITIARTKTGFPIAFLTRHGPHHDLQPSDIPYRANIAALKKIGVKVILAFSAVGSLQEHIKPRDFVIPNQIIDRTKGIRKSTFFERGFVAHAGFGEPFDPKLNKIIGNHCSDILEGDGVRLHTKETEKRDVTLVCMEGPAFSTRAESQLYKSWGGAVINMSCIPEAKLAREAEIAYQMICMSTDYDAWNESEEPVTVEQVVGNLQANSDNAHKVAEKLIQILEPKIASGEVGSDLSGSMKFSVSTKPPARDRRANIRMHYLFPNYWPLE
- a CDS encoding uncharacterized protein (BUSCO:EOG093447KW) → MSLVNLANLCCHLQNCTMARLPLAKVPYTRLHLQIALGLYKEGFISSVQRGSINGPDITAVDVTPDNISTRRLWLGLKYRNNKPVLSNLHLISKPNRRVKLTNEELKHFASGNRIRFIPPVKPDEVVFVRTDKNEVLNLFEAVKKSREGELLCRAS
- a CDS encoding uncharacterized protein (EggNog:ENOG41), whose amino-acid sequence is MLRNFFGKYISSGTAVPFVSIKRTSCARVHSMTQRKPRIVRRMYSSGFKNDDGMNNKFFARWFIIVALFGTAVFVKIAHSIKEDKHNTTFKNKNKSYSPEEWQERIADIKKKRFSFTSGEEFYLFPFPPNSSNSADQLVKKLGGQESVGVIDLNQLIKEQLEDPNSQFGRLLNDTLDKEDDKLDACHYKFTYVLAPGVFTQLVKDRALKLREENSKISRYVVLNYPNTIEEAVKFEQKVATVTKLLFSGKEPKDNNIVDYFSTVDKVQSVDKIPKMEPKLISRDIVPEKLEQISPADSLDEKPGENSSMIRRAQYKLRQMGEPIRRYGENDKDVIDRLSQLIKH